A window from Bacteroidales bacterium encodes these proteins:
- a CDS encoding cytochrome c3 family protein, producing the protein MCQLPSNGYAGTSSECSSCHINDYNQSANPSHTSLSLSNDCASCHTTAPGWAPATFSVHNNYYALQGAHVAIASQCADCHNGNYNSTPNTCDGCHIDNYNQTTNPNHVASHPQQL; encoded by the coding sequence TTGTGCCAGCTGCCATCGAATGGATATGCAGGTACATCCAGCGAATGTTCCAGTTGCCATATCAACGACTACAATCAGTCAGCAAACCCCAGCCATACCTCACTTAGTCTCTCAAATGACTGTGCAAGCTGTCATACTACCGCTCCGGGTTGGGCTCCCGCTACTTTCAGCGTGCATAACAACTATTATGCACTTCAAGGTGCTCATGTTGCCATAGCTTCACAATGTGCAGATTGTCATAATGGGAATTATAATTCTACCCCCAATACCTGTGATGGATGCCATATTGACAATTATAACCAGACCACAAATCCGAACCATGTAGCTTCACACCCCCAGCAACTGTAA
- a CDS encoding cytochrome c3 family protein has protein sequence MIYPTNLFKVLLTGLFLFQLCFLVEVKSQISPGDLAKVHSHLEGMSNCTKCHILGEKVSNDKCLACHTELKTRISSNKGYHSSAEVKGKQCASCHSDHHGVNFQIIRFDKTKFNHALTGYKLLGAHNKKKCEDCHKPQYIKDAKIKAKKYTFLGMGTDCLSCHTDYHQKSLSSSCADCHDNEKFKPATKFSHQKSGFKLTGRHQDVACAECHKTSMRNGVKFQEFKGVKYANCTNCHEDAHNNKFGQKCSECHNTESFTAVGG, from the coding sequence TTTGGTTGAGGTTAAATCACAGATATCTCCGGGAGATCTTGCCAAGGTGCATTCACATCTGGAGGGAATGTCAAATTGCACCAAATGTCACATCCTGGGTGAAAAAGTCTCGAATGATAAGTGTCTGGCCTGCCATACTGAACTGAAGACCAGGATCAGCAGTAATAAGGGATATCACTCATCCGCTGAGGTGAAAGGGAAACAATGTGCATCCTGCCATAGTGACCATCACGGAGTTAATTTTCAAATCATCCGCTTCGATAAAACCAAGTTCAATCATGCCCTTACCGGCTATAAACTCCTTGGAGCCCACAATAAAAAGAAATGTGAGGATTGTCATAAACCCCAGTATATAAAGGATGCCAAGATAAAGGCAAAAAAATACACCTTTCTCGGGATGGGGACAGATTGCTTATCATGTCATACCGATTATCATCAGAAATCTCTTTCCAGCAGTTGTGCCGATTGTCATGACAATGAAAAGTTCAAGCCTGCCACTAAATTTAGTCATCAGAAATCCGGCTTCAAACTAACTGGTAGGCATCAGGATGTTGCCTGTGCTGAGTGTCATAAAACATCCATGAGAAATGGAGTAAAATTCCAGGAATTCAAGGGAGTTAAATATGCCAATTGCACGAATTGTCATGAAGATGCTCATAATAACAAATTTGGGCAGAAATGTTCTGAATGCCATAATACTGAGTCTTTTACAGCCGTTGGTGGGTAA